In Moorena sp. SIOASIH, the following proteins share a genomic window:
- a CDS encoding diacylglycerol/polyprenol kinase family protein yields MFNSVPWIESIPTLWLQIALIAVGLGAIVLLAETLHQRTARDSEITRKIVHIGTGNVILVAWWLQIPGWVGILASVIAGAIALLSYYIPILPGINSVGRKSLGTFFYAVSIGVVIAWFWPLQQFQYAAIGILVMAWGDGLAGLIGQKFGQHPYQAWGMQKSWEGSLTMAVTSYVVSSLILFAVQGNVWQTWLMSIAIAFFATVLEAFSKFGIDNLTVPIGSAAVGFFLSQILSLG; encoded by the coding sequence TTGTTTAATTCTGTACCCTGGATAGAATCAATCCCAACCCTATGGCTGCAAATTGCGCTGATTGCTGTCGGTCTCGGTGCGATTGTGCTGCTGGCGGAAACGCTACATCAGCGCACCGCCAGGGATTCAGAAATTACCCGTAAAATTGTTCACATTGGCACGGGTAACGTGATTTTAGTGGCTTGGTGGCTACAAATACCTGGCTGGGTAGGTATCTTGGCATCAGTTATCGCTGGTGCGATCGCTCTTTTGTCCTATTACATTCCTATTTTGCCTGGTATTAACAGCGTTGGGCGCAAAAGCCTAGGCACTTTCTTCTATGCTGTCAGTATTGGTGTCGTGATTGCCTGGTTTTGGCCCTTACAACAATTCCAGTATGCCGCTATTGGTATTTTAGTGATGGCATGGGGAGATGGACTGGCAGGACTGATTGGTCAGAAATTTGGCCAACATCCCTATCAGGCTTGGGGGATGCAAAAAAGCTGGGAAGGTTCTCTGACCATGGCGGTAACTAGCTATGTAGTCAGTAGCCTGATCCTTTTCGCTGTTCAAGGTAATGTCTGGCAAACCTGGTTGATGTCAATTGCGATCGCATTCTTTGCCACAGTCTTAGAAGCCTTCTCCAAGTTCGGTATTGATAATCTCACAGTTCCTATCGGTAGTGCAGCAGTAGGGTTCTTTTTAAGTCAAATCCTCAGCTTGGGTTAA
- a CDS encoding nicotinate phosphoribosyltransferase: MNYKDQELIPTAKDYSLLTDLYQLTMTACYTGEGLAQKPASFELFARRLPNGFGYLIAMGLAQVLDYLEQFRFSPQALERLQQTDIFQGAPEQFWSLLAEGSFTGDVWAVPEGTAMFANEPFLRVDAPLWQAQIVETYLLNTINYQTLIATKAARLRDVVGAEATLLEFGTRRAFSPQASLWAARAAIAAGLDGTSNVLAALKLGCQPQGTMAHALVMAITAVSGSEQDAFTAFYRYFPNAPLLIDTYDTVAAAKSLAQRIAAGEIQVTGVRLDSGDLVTLSQKVRSHLPNVAIFASGDLDEYEIAKLKQAGACIDGYGLGTRLVTGNPVNGVYKLVDIDGIPTMKQSSSKITYPGRKQIYRQFHQDTVIKDRLGLMAESCQDHEQPLLQQVMKQGQRLKPPESLDTIQKRTAASVASLTTSTRQLHQPTPLPVEISDCLQQLTIATSKG, from the coding sequence ATGAATTATAAAGACCAGGAATTAATACCTACGGCTAAGGATTATAGCTTATTAACTGACCTGTATCAGCTGACCATGACAGCCTGTTATACCGGTGAAGGCTTAGCCCAAAAACCAGCCTCCTTTGAACTATTTGCCCGACGTTTACCTAATGGCTTTGGTTACTTGATTGCTATGGGACTCGCTCAGGTACTCGACTACCTGGAGCAGTTTCGCTTTAGTCCCCAGGCACTGGAGCGATTACAACAAACAGACATTTTTCAGGGAGCACCGGAACAGTTTTGGTCACTCTTAGCAGAAGGAAGCTTCACCGGTGATGTCTGGGCAGTGCCCGAGGGAACAGCAATGTTTGCTAATGAACCGTTTTTGCGGGTGGATGCTCCTCTGTGGCAAGCACAGATAGTAGAAACTTACCTACTCAATACAATTAACTATCAGACCTTAATTGCCACTAAGGCAGCACGGCTAAGAGATGTGGTGGGGGCCGAGGCTACCTTACTAGAGTTTGGCACTCGACGGGCCTTTAGTCCTCAGGCATCCCTGTGGGCAGCACGAGCAGCTATAGCAGCTGGATTGGATGGCACATCTAATGTATTAGCAGCCCTTAAATTAGGATGTCAGCCTCAAGGAACCATGGCTCATGCTTTGGTCATGGCGATCACAGCAGTATCTGGCAGTGAGCAGGATGCCTTTACGGCCTTTTATCGCTATTTTCCCAATGCTCCCTTATTAATAGATACCTATGATACTGTAGCAGCCGCTAAGAGTCTGGCTCAACGAATCGCAGCTGGGGAAATCCAAGTGACTGGAGTACGTTTGGATTCTGGGGATTTAGTGACCTTGTCCCAAAAGGTGCGATCGCATTTACCCAATGTCGCAATTTTTGCCAGTGGGGATTTAGACGAGTATGAAATAGCCAAACTCAAACAGGCTGGTGCTTGTATCGACGGTTATGGACTTGGAACTCGGCTAGTCACTGGAAACCCAGTCAATGGAGTCTACAAATTAGTAGACATTGATGGCATTCCCACCATGAAACAGTCCAGTAGCAAAATCACCTATCCAGGACGCAAGCAAATCTATCGCCAATTTCACCAAGATACAGTTATCAAAGACCGGCTAGGATTGATGGCTGAATCCTGCCAAGATCATGAACAACCTCTGCTGCAACAAGTCATGAAACAAGGTCAACGACTCAAGCCACCAGAATCCTTAGACACCATCCAAAAACGCACAGCTGCCTCTGTTGCCAGTCTTACCACTTCAACCCGACAACTTCATCAGCCAACCCCACTACCTGTAGAAATTTCTGATTGCCTACAACAACTAACCATAGCTACCTCCAAAGGGTAA
- a CDS encoding M15 family metallopeptidase — translation MKSYQQIPIVECGEPLIPIPLEQFAARTPHPYQKLGAPYGKASPYYLRQSVIEALMMAQSQLQQQHPGWRIQIFDGYRPVEVQQFMVDHTFAQVAQAQQLNPTTLSEKQQQAIWEQVYQFWAVPSSNPMTPPPHSTGAALDITLVDATGETIDMGSEIDEVSPRSHPDYYANQQDLPYHHNRQLLKNLMYSAGFRCHPREWWHFCLGDQMWAWLRNQEDSTNTFMARYGGVDCEAF, via the coding sequence ATGAAATCTTATCAGCAAATCCCAATTGTAGAGTGTGGAGAACCCCTCATCCCCATTCCCTTAGAACAATTTGCCGCTCGTACCCCTCACCCCTACCAAAAACTGGGGGCACCTTATGGTAAGGCTTCTCCTTATTATCTGCGCCAGAGTGTGATCGAAGCACTAATGATGGCTCAAAGCCAACTCCAACAGCAGCATCCAGGTTGGCGCATCCAGATTTTTGATGGCTATCGACCGGTGGAAGTCCAACAATTCATGGTTGACCATACCTTTGCCCAAGTAGCTCAGGCACAACAACTCAACCCAACCACCCTATCGGAAAAACAACAGCAAGCCATTTGGGAACAAGTCTATCAATTTTGGGCAGTACCCAGCTCTAACCCCATGACTCCACCCCCTCACAGTACAGGTGCTGCCTTAGATATTACCCTGGTGGATGCTACTGGTGAAACCATTGATATGGGCTCTGAGATTGATGAAGTCTCACCACGCTCCCATCCCGATTATTACGCCAATCAGCAAGACTTGCCTTATCACCACAATCGACAGCTGTTAAAAAATTTAATGTACTCGGCTGGGTTCCGGTGTCATCCTAGAGAGTGGTGGCATTTTTGCCTCGGAGACCAAATGTGGGCTTGGCTGCGCAATCAAGAAGATTCAACCAATACCTTTATGGCACGATATGGTGGTGTTGACTGCGAAGCGTTTTAA
- the murQ gene encoding N-acetylmuramic acid 6-phosphate etherase — protein sequence MQNLEQRGHLLTEQINPNSQNLDQLTSLELVDLFNQEDTKTLDAIAAARSQLAQAIDSTALALRQGGCLFYVGAGTSGRLGVLDAAECPPTFCTPPDLVQGIIAGGAGALVRSSEDLEDRREDGAKAIAHRRVHDLDVVVGITAGGTTPFVHGALQEARRRGATTIAIACVPPEQVSIDADIDIRLLVGPEILAGSTRLKAGTVTKMALNILSTGAMVKLGKVYGNRMVDVAVTNKKLHDRALRILKDLTNLSREDCAHLLERSGRQVKLALLMYWTGLDQVEGASFLQQNQSDLRAALQSWKQTSTPSKLN from the coding sequence ATGCAAAATTTAGAACAACGAGGACATCTACTGACCGAACAGATTAATCCCAATAGTCAGAACCTTGACCAGCTGACATCCCTAGAGTTAGTGGATCTGTTTAATCAAGAAGATACCAAAACCCTAGATGCGATCGCAGCAGCTCGTAGCCAGCTAGCTCAAGCCATTGACAGCACAGCATTGGCATTGCGTCAAGGAGGATGCCTCTTCTACGTGGGGGCTGGTACCAGTGGACGCTTGGGAGTCCTCGATGCTGCCGAATGTCCCCCCACCTTTTGTACACCCCCAGACCTAGTCCAAGGGATCATTGCTGGAGGAGCAGGGGCATTGGTGCGGAGTTCTGAAGATTTGGAAGACCGACGGGAAGATGGTGCAAAAGCGATCGCCCATCGCCGGGTACATGACCTAGATGTGGTGGTAGGCATTACCGCAGGTGGTACCACACCCTTTGTCCATGGCGCACTCCAAGAGGCACGACGGCGGGGCGCAACCACGATTGCGATCGCTTGTGTCCCCCCTGAACAGGTCAGTATTGATGCTGATATCGATATTCGGCTGCTAGTTGGTCCGGAAATCCTAGCTGGCTCTACTCGCCTCAAAGCCGGTACTGTCACTAAAATGGCCTTGAATATCCTTTCCACTGGAGCCATGGTAAAGCTTGGCAAAGTCTACGGCAATCGCATGGTAGATGTGGCAGTGACCAACAAGAAACTTCATGACCGAGCCCTGCGTATCCTCAAAGACCTGACCAACCTCAGCCGAGAAGACTGCGCTCACTTACTAGAGCGCAGTGGAAGGCAGGTAAAACTAGCGCTACTAATGTACTGGACAGGATTAGACCAGGTAGAGGGAGCCAGCTTCCTACAGCAAAACCAAAGTGATCTCAGAGCCGCTCTCCAAAGTTGGAAACAAACTAGTACTCCATCAAAATTGAATTGA
- a CDS encoding DUF3110 domain-containing protein, whose amino-acid sequence MAPKQVYVLLFNARTENEGIHTIQIGDKQTVLMFEKEDDATRFALLLEAQDFPTPTVEAIDLEEIEEFCQSAGYDSELVTEGMLAMPPETNLEKTDWQPDVKKTEEPEISDLDRIRRQLENLL is encoded by the coding sequence ATGGCACCTAAGCAAGTATACGTCCTTTTATTTAATGCCCGGACAGAAAACGAGGGAATTCACACTATCCAAATTGGCGATAAGCAAACGGTATTGATGTTTGAAAAAGAAGACGATGCTACCCGCTTTGCTTTATTGCTCGAAGCCCAGGATTTCCCAACACCCACCGTAGAAGCTATCGATCTAGAAGAGATTGAGGAGTTTTGCCAATCGGCTGGTTATGACTCGGAGTTGGTTACTGAAGGAATGTTGGCCATGCCACCGGAAACAAATCTAGAAAAGACTGATTGGCAACCTGACGTCAAGAAAACCGAAGAACCAGAAATCTCAGATCTAGACCGCATTCGCCGTCAGTTGGAAAATTTATTGTAA
- a CDS encoding glutathione S-transferase family protein, with translation MLQFYNNPMSNNARRVWIALLEKKIDFEPVEIKLDGDQFTPEFIEINPFHHVPVLIDDGFKVIESLAILDYLEAKYPTPALMPTDPQAIATVRMIELVNVNELAPAIVTCMRHKLEIEVEAKKLEQAQKQVATVMKFYNEKLGDKNYFVEGQFTLADIVAGLSVYFLSKIGVSLADYPSVQNWQTALQQRESWQQVQPTPEQFEIFKAKVKAILSR, from the coding sequence ATGTTACAGTTTTACAATAATCCCATGTCCAACAATGCCCGACGGGTATGGATTGCTTTATTAGAAAAAAAGATTGATTTTGAGCCTGTTGAAATAAAATTAGATGGAGATCAATTTACGCCAGAATTTATTGAAATCAATCCTTTTCATCACGTTCCAGTCCTAATCGATGATGGATTTAAAGTGATAGAATCCTTAGCCATCTTAGATTATTTAGAAGCTAAATATCCAACTCCTGCTCTCATGCCCACTGACCCCCAAGCTATTGCTACAGTGAGGATGATAGAACTGGTCAACGTCAATGAGCTAGCTCCTGCTATCGTAACCTGTATGCGCCATAAATTGGAGATTGAAGTAGAAGCAAAAAAATTAGAACAAGCTCAAAAACAAGTTGCCACAGTGATGAAATTTTATAACGAAAAATTGGGCGATAAAAACTACTTTGTAGAAGGGCAATTTACCTTAGCCGATATTGTCGCCGGTTTGTCCGTCTATTTTCTCAGCAAGATCGGCGTTTCTTTAGCTGACTATCCCTCAGTCCAAAATTGGCAAACAGCTTTACAGCAACGGGAAAGTTGGCAGCAAGTTCAACCAACACCAGAGCAGTTTGAAATCTTTAAAGCAAAGGTGAAAGCAATTTTGTCACGGTAA
- the yidD gene encoding membrane protein insertion efficiency factor YidD, which produces MKLLLIWLIRGYRAFISPLFPPVCRFRPTCSQYAIQAIERFGVCRGGWLGIRRILRCHPLYPGGYDPVPDVYPNGNRDKSRSVELRNREQETENREQGTGNGE; this is translated from the coding sequence ATGAAACTTTTACTGATTTGGCTAATTCGAGGCTATCGAGCTTTTATTTCGCCCCTATTTCCCCCAGTCTGTCGCTTTCGACCAACCTGTTCCCAGTATGCTATCCAAGCGATTGAGCGCTTTGGTGTCTGTCGGGGGGGTTGGCTAGGAATTCGCCGTATTCTACGGTGTCATCCTCTCTATCCAGGGGGTTATGATCCCGTGCCTGACGTTTATCCTAATGGTAATAGGGATAAATCTAGAAGTGTTGAACTTCGGAACAGGGAACAGGAAACAGAGAACAGGGAACAGGGAACAGGGAACGGGGAATAA
- a CDS encoding site-2 protease family protein, which translates to MFNGSETTVTLVIILVALGVLGWGYNRARSYGKLGILAWLQSVVLTLPWLLFFGLVSIGIYLNIVGILFLLLASTGIYIYLGRLLRAAGQDEVWRERATKLFEDQQQSKDAQKSEEQDTATYNNLTAVSEGPNTTRIGVATIPDEDLQLIKEIFGIDTFFATETIKYQEGAIFTGNLRGNDAEVVHSRLSANLKEKLSDRYRLFLVDSPEGKPVVIVLPSTNDPRTTTVPQKILALVLLIATFFTTLEVSGLLLDFDLFSEPQRFREALPITIGIWIVLITHELGHWWQAKSHEVRLSLPFFLPSLQIGSFGAMVRFESLLPNRKVLFDISIAGPAVGGIVSLLMLMAGLVLSHQGSAFQVPAEFFQESILVGGLAKLVLGSALQEPLVDVHPLTIVGWLGLTITALNLMPAGQLDGGRIVQAIYGRKTARLATIATLVILGILALINPANPIILYWGILILFLQRGLERPSLNEITELDDTRALWGLLALFLMVATLIPINPALAGRLGIGG; encoded by the coding sequence ATGTTTAACGGATCAGAGACTACTGTCACTTTGGTAATCATACTCGTAGCCCTTGGTGTTCTAGGTTGGGGCTATAACCGCGCTCGTTCTTACGGCAAGCTGGGAATTTTAGCCTGGTTACAGTCAGTAGTCTTGACACTGCCCTGGCTATTATTCTTTGGCTTAGTCAGCATCGGAATTTACCTGAATATCGTTGGGATCCTATTTCTGCTACTCGCTTCCACCGGCATATACATCTACTTGGGCAGGCTCTTACGTGCAGCAGGTCAAGATGAGGTTTGGCGGGAGCGTGCCACCAAACTGTTCGAGGATCAACAACAAAGCAAAGATGCCCAAAAGTCTGAGGAGCAAGATACTGCAACTTACAACAATTTAACTGCCGTATCCGAGGGTCCGAATACTACCAGGATCGGAGTAGCTACAATTCCTGATGAAGACCTACAACTGATTAAAGAGATTTTTGGGATTGATACCTTCTTTGCGACGGAAACTATAAAATATCAGGAAGGAGCAATTTTTACAGGCAATCTGCGGGGAAACGATGCAGAAGTTGTACATTCTCGTTTGTCAGCTAATCTAAAGGAAAAATTAAGCGATCGCTATCGGCTATTTTTAGTCGATAGTCCAGAAGGGAAACCAGTTGTCATTGTCTTGCCCAGTACCAATGACCCACGAACCACTACAGTTCCCCAGAAAATCTTGGCCCTTGTCCTGCTCATTGCTACATTTTTCACCACTTTAGAAGTATCTGGGTTACTGCTTGACTTTGATTTATTCAGTGAACCCCAACGGTTTCGGGAAGCCTTACCGATTACCATCGGAATTTGGATAGTTCTAATTACCCATGAACTCGGTCACTGGTGGCAAGCCAAAAGTCACGAGGTTCGCCTCAGCCTACCCTTTTTCCTTCCCAGCTTGCAAATCGGCTCATTTGGTGCTATGGTTCGCTTCGAATCATTATTACCCAATCGAAAAGTATTATTTGATATTTCTATAGCCGGACCAGCAGTAGGTGGTATAGTCTCTCTACTGATGCTGATGGCGGGATTAGTCCTTTCTCATCAAGGCAGTGCCTTTCAGGTGCCAGCGGAATTCTTCCAAGAGTCAATTTTAGTCGGAGGGCTGGCAAAGTTAGTGCTCGGTAGTGCTCTCCAAGAGCCTTTAGTGGATGTTCACCCTCTGACCATTGTCGGTTGGCTAGGTTTAACCATAACAGCCTTGAACCTAATGCCAGCAGGACAACTAGATGGTGGGCGAATTGTCCAAGCTATCTACGGACGCAAAACTGCTCGACTTGCTACCATTGCCACCCTAGTAATTTTGGGGATTCTGGCCTTAATCAATCCAGCCAATCCCATAATTTTGTACTGGGGAATCTTGATTTTGTTCTTGCAGCGGGGTTTAGAGCGTCCTAGCCTCAATGAAATTACCGAACTTGATGATACTCGAGCATTGTGGGGGTTATTGGCATTATTTTTAATGGTCGCAACTCTGATACCCATTAATCCCGCTTTGGCAGGAAGGCTGGGAATTGGGGGCTAA